The Polyangiaceae bacterium genome includes a region encoding these proteins:
- a CDS encoding haloacid dehalogenase-like hydrolase has product MIVKHGIASPAFDPAKRPVAVFDWDNTVVKNDIGDATLFWMLKHDVILQPPGKDWGLTNPDLTAAAKSALNAACDAAAAAGTPLPTSATPACAAEIMSIYYNGKTAAGAAAWTDANTTTTNQPYAWVSQLQAGHTPAEVRAWAQAAFEENVGAPIGTTQTLFGVSGVAGYLRIYEQIRDLAETLDENGFDVWVVTASPQYVVEAVSEKIGVPPHQVIGIRPVLNAGLITYGFEGCGTLANGQTSLITYYAGKRCWINKVIFGEPAASQLAPNPDPSKRPVFVAGDSDTDLAMLKDATVLKLVIERHKLEVSCNAWANYQNKWLHQPMFIEPKSAPAAGAFACPTGVDPDGAPIKDESGAQFPKALP; this is encoded by the coding sequence CGAGCCCGGCCTTCGACCCCGCGAAGCGCCCGGTGGCGGTCTTCGACTGGGACAACACCGTGGTCAAGAACGACATCGGCGACGCGACGCTGTTCTGGATGCTGAAGCACGACGTCATCTTGCAGCCACCGGGGAAAGACTGGGGGCTCACCAATCCGGATCTCACGGCGGCGGCCAAGTCGGCGCTGAACGCAGCCTGCGACGCGGCGGCGGCGGCGGGCACGCCCTTGCCCACCAGCGCCACGCCGGCCTGCGCGGCCGAGATCATGAGCATCTACTACAACGGCAAGACGGCGGCGGGGGCCGCGGCTTGGACCGACGCCAACACGACCACGACCAACCAACCCTACGCCTGGGTCTCGCAGCTCCAAGCTGGGCACACGCCGGCGGAGGTGCGCGCGTGGGCGCAGGCGGCCTTCGAGGAGAACGTCGGCGCGCCCATCGGCACCACGCAGACGCTGTTCGGGGTCTCTGGCGTCGCAGGCTACCTGCGCATCTACGAGCAGATCCGCGATCTGGCCGAGACGCTCGACGAAAACGGCTTCGACGTGTGGGTGGTGACGGCCTCGCCTCAGTACGTGGTCGAAGCCGTCTCCGAAAAGATCGGGGTGCCGCCGCACCAGGTCATCGGCATCCGCCCGGTGCTGAACGCCGGCCTCATCACCTACGGCTTCGAGGGCTGCGGCACGCTGGCCAACGGGCAGACCTCGCTCATCACCTACTACGCCGGCAAGCGCTGCTGGATCAACAAGGTCATCTTCGGCGAGCCCGCCGCCTCGCAGCTCGCGCCGAACCCGGATCCGAGCAAGCGACCCGTCTTCGTGGCCGGCGACTCCGACACCGACCTCGCGATGCTGAAGGACGCCACGGTGCTCAAGCTCGTGATCGAGCGCCACAAGCTCGAGGTCTCGTGCAACGCCTGGGCGAACTACCAGAACAAGTGGCTGCACCAGCCGATGTTCATCGAGCCGAAATCGGCGCCGGCGGCGGGCGCCTTCGCCTGTCCCACCGGGGTCGATCCCGATGGCGCGCCCATCAAGGACGAGTCTGGAGCTCAGTTCCCCAAAGCATTGCCGTGA
- a CDS encoding SUMF1/EgtB/PvdO family nonheme iron enzyme codes for MRAILLGALLLGACAEASDPPSEPAPVAPAPEPEPPPSPEPAPETVPVAVSVPRSPCPPEMALVGGRFCIDRWEATTVAEDDKPHSPYHAVTYEKVSAESRPGVVPQAHISMEQADLACKRSGKRLCTTQQWVDACMGTDKPKRRFPYGPKEQASACNTNQGGAHPLMVLHQGRRPTDSFQMNDPRINQVASTVAPTAAFEACVTPEGVHDLVGNLLEWTRGDRPLLMGGYYLDAKENGTGCTYVTERHGEKYHDFTTGFRCCFEPEPAALKGADTVAASVQLPAPSEARDPAGLRSFADPGAKLPPKPAPPAYEPADAACPVDMALVDGERCLVPEQQCLRWLEVPGQEPQRACAEFKAPTRCTGGRQSLRYCIDRYEYTPSGWALPLVNVSWGEAQNICGAMDKRLCREEEWEFACEGPDALPYPYGHVRDGSACNHDLDDLFGPRQKLRDRRLPADALPRCKSPFGVFNLVGNVDEWTTRESRDPPWRSILRGGWWLTGRNRCRAATESHSEIYAGSQTSFRCCKAARK; via the coding sequence GTGCGCGCCATCCTGCTCGGAGCCCTGCTGCTCGGCGCCTGCGCCGAGGCGAGCGACCCGCCGAGCGAGCCTGCCCCGGTCGCCCCGGCTCCAGAGCCCGAGCCCCCGCCCTCTCCGGAGCCCGCGCCCGAGACCGTTCCCGTCGCGGTGAGCGTGCCTCGCTCGCCCTGCCCGCCGGAGATGGCGCTGGTCGGCGGGCGCTTCTGCATCGACCGCTGGGAGGCCACGACGGTCGCGGAGGACGACAAGCCGCACTCGCCCTATCACGCGGTCACCTACGAGAAGGTCAGCGCCGAGAGCCGGCCTGGCGTGGTGCCGCAGGCCCACATCTCGATGGAGCAGGCCGACCTCGCCTGCAAGCGCAGCGGAAAGCGCCTGTGTACGACGCAGCAGTGGGTGGATGCCTGTATGGGCACCGACAAACCCAAGCGCCGCTTCCCCTATGGCCCGAAGGAGCAAGCGTCGGCCTGCAACACCAACCAGGGGGGCGCGCACCCGCTGATGGTGCTGCACCAGGGCCGGCGCCCGACGGACTCGTTCCAGATGAACGATCCGCGCATCAACCAGGTCGCCTCCACCGTTGCGCCGACGGCCGCCTTCGAGGCCTGCGTGACGCCGGAAGGCGTGCACGATCTGGTGGGGAATCTCCTGGAGTGGACCCGCGGCGACCGCCCGCTCTTGATGGGCGGCTACTACCTGGACGCCAAGGAAAACGGCACGGGTTGCACCTACGTCACCGAGCGTCACGGCGAGAAGTACCACGACTTCACTACCGGCTTCCGCTGCTGCTTCGAGCCGGAACCCGCGGCGCTGAAGGGCGCAGACACGGTGGCCGCGAGCGTGCAGCTGCCGGCGCCGAGCGAGGCGCGAGACCCCGCGGGCCTGCGCTCCTTCGCCGATCCGGGCGCCAAGCTCCCGCCCAAGCCGGCTCCCCCCGCGTACGAACCCGCCGACGCGGCTTGTCCGGTGGACATGGCGCTGGTGGACGGGGAGCGCTGCCTCGTGCCCGAACAGCAGTGCCTGCGCTGGCTCGAGGTCCCGGGGCAGGAGCCGCAGCGCGCCTGCGCGGAGTTCAAGGCGCCCACGCGCTGCACGGGCGGCAGGCAGAGCCTGCGCTACTGCATCGACCGCTACGAGTACACGCCGTCGGGTTGGGCCTTGCCGCTGGTGAACGTCTCCTGGGGCGAGGCGCAGAACATCTGCGGCGCCATGGACAAGCGGCTGTGCCGCGAAGAAGAGTGGGAGTTCGCCTGCGAGGGCCCGGACGCGCTGCCCTACCCGTATGGTCACGTCCGCGACGGTAGCGCCTGCAACCACGACCTGGACGATCTGTTCGGTCCGCGGCAGAAGCTCCGCGATCGGCGGCTGCCGGCGGACGCGCTGCCGCGCTGCAAGAGCCCGTTCGGCGTGTTCAACCTGGTCGGCAACGTGGACGAGTGGACCACGCGCGAGAGCCGCGACCCGCCCTGGCGCTCGATCTTGCGCGGCGGCTGGTGGCTCACGGGCCGTAATCGCTGCCGCGCCGCCACCGAGAGCCACAGCGAGATCTACGCCGGCTCGCAGACCAGCTTCCGCTGCTGTAAAGCTGCACGGAAGTGA
- a CDS encoding CehA/McbA family metallohydrolase: protein MKRLVGAILLVAGTAASGDVPGVRPGTLTRGDIGTRLRVFGTPGDPKLQNALVTAVVRKSDGFLVDFWRNRPTLPTTAQLGTLTDIDAIWQLVPLVRFGDKSAPVLASRVSELADAIEVEGVAELGGVRYRARSVHRLHPTEPRLTVSTTFSVVGGGASGPVELGDEVKWGNTRYYVEGLGQSRMKYKGPAKWVGRRGAGGDLMLRPGAGQAMWLDYTSAKQPGFQGAISALFFKGKLAAGQSVTITRELAFEKIPVAEPTPPKNPGTLRLDVSDEAGRPIAAKVRLDREGQKDPVFPPDGDLDGSDRFLWTGNGKLRRQLEPGRYRLLVTAGIERDAVSKSVVVRAGDEVQVAARLPRVIETPGWISADLHLHQAPSVDADIGLPERVVAIAAEGVELAVATDHYVVTDLAPTVRWLEQRGLLTTRVQTVVGSEVSTLGRRFGHFNVFPLRTDQNVRSVDVTPSELFASARKASPNGVLQVNHPRLDPKLGYFTYHGIDDASGEMKVAGYDPGFDTLEVYNGDDAWKLKAVKKVLFDWMHLLGRGHRYTATGSSDSHSLAFLDPGLPRTLIRHGGSGSDADDVAAKQADVLAALKAGRAIVTSGPVIEASIDGKGPGETARGKTARLRVVVKAAPWVDVRALEILQGGQAKRVKWQQIPKSQKVVRLDQSFDFPVTEPTFFVVTAQGERGLPNASRDGTVPFAFTNPIWVEP from the coding sequence GTGAAGCGACTCGTCGGCGCCATCCTGCTCGTCGCGGGCACCGCCGCCTCGGGAGACGTCCCCGGCGTGCGGCCGGGCACGCTCACCCGCGGCGACATCGGCACGCGGCTCCGCGTCTTCGGCACGCCCGGGGATCCGAAGCTCCAGAACGCCCTGGTCACCGCAGTGGTGCGCAAGAGCGACGGCTTCCTGGTGGACTTCTGGCGCAACCGCCCGACGCTGCCCACGACGGCGCAGCTCGGCACGCTCACCGACATCGACGCCATCTGGCAGCTGGTTCCGCTCGTGCGCTTCGGCGACAAGAGCGCGCCGGTGCTCGCCTCGCGGGTGTCCGAGCTCGCCGACGCCATCGAGGTCGAGGGGGTCGCGGAGCTCGGCGGCGTGCGCTATCGCGCGCGCAGCGTCCACCGGCTGCACCCGACCGAGCCGCGCCTGACGGTGAGCACGACCTTCAGCGTGGTGGGCGGCGGCGCGTCGGGTCCCGTCGAGCTCGGCGACGAGGTCAAGTGGGGCAACACGCGCTACTACGTCGAGGGCCTGGGCCAGTCGCGCATGAAGTACAAAGGCCCGGCCAAGTGGGTGGGGCGGCGCGGCGCAGGCGGCGACCTGATGCTGCGCCCCGGCGCGGGGCAGGCGATGTGGCTCGACTACACGTCTGCCAAGCAGCCGGGATTCCAAGGCGCGATCAGCGCGCTGTTCTTCAAGGGCAAGCTCGCCGCCGGGCAGAGCGTCACCATCACACGCGAGCTCGCGTTCGAGAAGATCCCGGTGGCCGAGCCGACACCGCCGAAGAACCCGGGCACGCTGCGCCTCGACGTCAGCGACGAAGCCGGACGGCCCATCGCCGCGAAGGTCCGCCTGGACCGCGAGGGGCAGAAGGACCCGGTTTTTCCCCCGGACGGCGACCTGGACGGCTCGGATCGGTTCCTCTGGACCGGCAATGGCAAGCTCCGAAGGCAGCTCGAGCCCGGGCGCTACCGCCTGCTGGTGACGGCTGGCATCGAGCGCGACGCGGTGTCGAAGAGCGTGGTCGTGCGGGCCGGCGACGAGGTCCAGGTGGCCGCCCGCCTGCCGCGCGTGATCGAGACCCCGGGCTGGATCAGCGCGGATCTGCACCTGCACCAGGCGCCCAGCGTGGACGCCGACATCGGCCTGCCGGAGCGCGTGGTGGCCATCGCGGCCGAAGGCGTCGAGCTCGCGGTGGCCACCGACCACTACGTGGTGACGGATCTCGCGCCCACCGTGCGCTGGCTCGAGCAGCGGGGCCTGCTCACCACGCGAGTTCAGACCGTGGTCGGCAGCGAGGTGAGCACGCTGGGCCGGCGCTTCGGTCACTTCAACGTGTTTCCGCTGAGGACCGATCAGAACGTGCGCTCCGTGGACGTGACTCCCAGCGAGCTCTTCGCCAGCGCGCGCAAGGCCTCGCCGAACGGTGTCTTGCAGGTGAACCACCCGCGGCTGGATCCGAAGCTCGGCTACTTCACCTATCACGGCATCGACGACGCCAGCGGTGAGATGAAGGTCGCGGGCTACGACCCGGGCTTCGACACCCTCGAGGTCTACAACGGCGACGATGCCTGGAAGCTGAAGGCCGTGAAGAAGGTGCTCTTCGACTGGATGCACCTGCTCGGGCGAGGACATCGCTACACGGCCACCGGCTCGAGCGACTCTCACAGCCTGGCGTTCCTGGATCCGGGCCTGCCGCGCACGCTGATCCGCCACGGCGGCTCGGGCTCGGACGCCGACGACGTGGCCGCGAAGCAGGCCGACGTGCTCGCGGCGCTCAAGGCTGGGCGCGCCATCGTCACCAGCGGGCCGGTGATCGAGGCCAGCATCGACGGCAAGGGCCCCGGCGAGACCGCGCGGGGCAAGACCGCGCGGCTGCGGGTGGTGGTCAAGGCGGCCCCCTGGGTGGACGTGCGCGCCTTGGAGATCTTGCAGGGCGGGCAGGCCAAACGGGTGAAGTGGCAGCAGATCCCCAAGAGCCAGAAGGTCGTGCGCCTGGATCAGAGCTTCGACTTCCCCGTCACCGAGCCGACGTTCTTCGTGGTCACTGCGCAGGGCGAGCGCGGCCTGCCCAACGCCTCCCGCGACGGCACCGTGCCGTTCGCGTTCACCAATCCCATTTGGGTCGAGCCCTGA
- a CDS encoding sulfatase-like hydrolase/transferase gives MTSRFAVVVAGLALGGLAPACEQKPSAAASDAAGAPAPSADAPSPAPRESEALIARLPSCEVRHRGFLLDLGTAATRASRGFRAEPFEDVADAEREGASVARVLVPRVSYEIPLDEAHEETEVSLRLRPGVARSVTAVLGERRLGSVKLAAGETKTVSFPVLKAALAAGRYTLTLSFAGRPRGSSDPLAELDWIRVGPPDEAGASYAAPTLRDLTTDAVLDGVPRRALALRAPASVRCRVLLSPDAELRADLGFWGDGKGALDVRVLADGEAPVVLEERKLTGGPGATWTPLRVSLKEHAARVVALELRALESTKGGRVLFGDPLLVRTSEASRVPEASTVVLFVSAGTDRRVIPPWGPSGGLTALGELSRASAAFSAYRAPTTVPAAVVGSLLTGEPPQVHALEDQAARLPKVARTLGELLKEASGRTAMFTGAPTTFSAFGFDAGWDRFAQVSPVQDVEATQPVASAARWLDDELGGGEAGRRLLVIHARGAHPPWDVSREEAALLPPEEYGGQLEPRRGGIVLSRLRSQRRGQKKLGDDDWARLRALVQASLNKQDVALGQLISVLKKKGIWESTLFVFVGDVAPGDPPDTPFDPAGDLSEERLSVPLLVKFPGGKFAAKEVHTPVTTVDVAATVLRALKLQGPAGADLFAAAEGMEPLLGRGLVASLGDRYSTRLGPWLLEGALGKPPRLCQLDVDPACVNDVFALKPIAGWAAWQWTCDAFSAGATRRLAPREPASIDPDTGAALTVWGDI, from the coding sequence GTGACCTCGCGGTTCGCGGTCGTCGTGGCTGGGCTGGCGCTCGGCGGGCTCGCCCCGGCGTGCGAGCAGAAGCCCAGCGCTGCGGCCTCGGACGCGGCCGGGGCACCTGCCCCGAGCGCCGACGCTCCTTCGCCGGCCCCTCGCGAGAGTGAGGCGCTGATCGCGCGGCTGCCCAGCTGTGAGGTCCGCCACCGCGGTTTTCTCCTGGACCTCGGGACGGCCGCGACGCGGGCCAGCCGGGGCTTTCGCGCGGAGCCCTTCGAAGACGTCGCGGACGCCGAACGGGAGGGCGCGAGCGTGGCGAGAGTGCTGGTGCCGCGGGTCAGCTACGAGATCCCGCTCGACGAGGCCCACGAGGAGACCGAGGTCAGCCTGAGGCTCCGCCCTGGGGTCGCGCGGTCGGTCACCGCGGTCCTGGGCGAGCGCCGCCTGGGCAGCGTCAAGCTCGCCGCCGGCGAGACCAAGACCGTCTCGTTCCCGGTGCTGAAGGCCGCGCTCGCCGCCGGGCGCTACACGCTGACCCTGAGCTTCGCGGGCCGCCCCCGCGGTTCGAGCGATCCGCTGGCCGAGCTCGACTGGATCCGCGTGGGACCGCCGGACGAGGCGGGCGCGAGCTACGCGGCGCCGACCCTGCGCGATCTGACCACCGATGCCGTGCTCGACGGCGTGCCGCGGCGCGCGCTTGCGCTGCGCGCGCCGGCGTCCGTGCGCTGCCGCGTCTTGCTCTCGCCGGACGCGGAGCTGCGCGCCGACCTGGGCTTCTGGGGCGACGGCAAGGGGGCGCTCGACGTGCGCGTGCTGGCCGACGGCGAGGCGCCGGTGGTGCTGGAGGAACGCAAGCTGACCGGCGGTCCCGGGGCCACCTGGACTCCGCTCCGCGTGAGCCTGAAGGAGCACGCCGCGCGGGTGGTTGCCCTGGAGCTGCGTGCGCTCGAGAGCACCAAGGGCGGGCGCGTCTTGTTCGGCGATCCGCTGCTGGTACGCACCAGCGAGGCGAGCCGCGTCCCCGAGGCCTCGACCGTGGTCCTGTTCGTGTCCGCGGGCACGGACCGGCGCGTGATCCCGCCCTGGGGTCCCAGCGGCGGGCTCACCGCTCTGGGCGAGCTGTCGCGGGCGAGCGCCGCGTTCAGCGCGTATCGCGCACCGACCACGGTCCCGGCAGCGGTCGTCGGCAGTCTGCTCACCGGCGAGCCGCCGCAGGTCCACGCGCTCGAGGATCAGGCCGCCCGCCTGCCGAAGGTCGCGCGCACGCTGGGCGAGTTGCTCAAGGAAGCGAGCGGGCGCACGGCGATGTTCACCGGAGCGCCGACCACGTTCTCGGCCTTCGGCTTCGACGCGGGATGGGATCGCTTCGCACAAGTCTCGCCGGTTCAGGACGTCGAGGCCACTCAGCCGGTAGCGAGCGCGGCGCGCTGGCTCGACGACGAGCTGGGCGGTGGCGAAGCGGGGCGGCGCCTGCTGGTGATCCACGCGCGTGGCGCTCACCCGCCCTGGGACGTCAGCAGGGAAGAGGCGGCGCTACTGCCGCCGGAGGAGTACGGCGGCCAGCTCGAGCCGCGACGCGGCGGCATCGTGCTCTCGCGCCTGCGCTCGCAGCGGCGCGGGCAGAAGAAGCTCGGCGACGACGACTGGGCGAGGTTGCGCGCGCTGGTGCAGGCTTCGCTCAACAAGCAAGACGTCGCGCTCGGACAGCTGATCTCCGTGCTGAAGAAGAAGGGCATCTGGGAGTCCACGCTGTTCGTCTTCGTCGGCGACGTCGCCCCGGGCGACCCGCCGGACACGCCGTTCGATCCCGCGGGGGATCTCTCCGAGGAGCGCCTCTCGGTCCCGCTGCTGGTGAAGTTCCCGGGTGGCAAGTTCGCGGCCAAGGAGGTGCACACGCCCGTCACGACCGTGGACGTGGCGGCCACCGTCTTGCGCGCGCTCAAGCTTCAGGGACCGGCCGGCGCCGACCTGTTCGCCGCTGCCGAAGGCATGGAACCGCTGCTCGGGCGCGGGCTCGTCGCCTCCCTCGGTGACCGCTACTCCACGCGCCTCGGGCCGTGGCTGCTCGAGGGAGCACTGGGCAAGCCCCCGCGCTTGTGCCAGCTGGACGTCGATCCGGCCTGCGTGAACGACGTGTTCGCGCTGAAGCCCATCGCCGGTTGGGCAGCGTGGCAGTGGACCTGCGACGCCTTCTCGGCGGGCGCGACGCGCCGGCTGGCGCCGCGCGAACCCGCCAGCATCGACCCCGACACGGGCGCCGCGCTCACCGTGTGGGGGGACATCTAG
- a CDS encoding response regulator: MIEAEEALPQSAGTRVARARAEFVATLGRRLTALRNTLQQLEDAPSSRERRDMLQRRLHALGSAARVLGFDGVADALEDAERALGRSAGGGPVSSTELAEVSRALDLLPSIAWGAKPPRSGVELPDDVGLLASGWPLCILVFGPPALESSLAAADEEGIEVELAADAEAFRELAERVGPDVAVIDGDLRGARELIENLAHDPNLPSFPVIVVGSFEHPEAASGFVSLGAARVLPKPVGPDALWRAVLEACQHETGLRGPREPIGDVTVDELAQRIAAEVRRGLVEGVEPASSAVSVPLGEGTDVLAAVWGAVARVRELLTMRSRGSVRFTSGGPEGAVPLAPWTGADRRAGERGGALRRSDGVRLEGRRAVVVDDDPAVVWFLSGLLRTSGVEVAEAHDGLRARDLVLEGFPDLVVSDVLMPGLDGFSLCRDVKRDVAVRDVPVILLSWKEDLLQRVRELGAGADGYLRKEAAASTVLSRIREVMRPRARVESRLASGGEVRGRLDGLTTRTLLELCRRHLPSSRIVVRDSVYLYEIEMRDGSIRCVTRTAADGSFERGARVLDALIGVTAGRFVVVPSAAPARQDFTGTLDELVKPRVRRARALARLFEGSELDQLDSVIVDGETVGAYLDSTPEPARGLFAKLLGGARPRELLAEAPSQRYFLEQVLADIARRGAVIEVVRDGQPVDLEASVPAPEVGTELPLEPSPGPLFTLDLSPAPPDLGDSVARWEKPDVVLREASAPLPFSRTVTPVPVMAPEASQPFPEEPRTAPGMGPVRYPLAPEPTASAEAAPVASAAPAEPAEPAEVEPAAEPALETARSEEVQGREDEGEDEDERESPVPLVSQRESPVPLVSQRETHTPETLRAEPSPAEHEAQPKSEKAAMNATLPSAKPIEFPRKKATGAAAPPASKRSAAPRPAPAKALAQDKPMGMGKIALIMAAAAVTAFFGVTWVRTKLLTPPTDTTQGAAPVESAAPVAAKPAAAPVVKLAVEELGLDVGTPVSSDKGVIEVSIGENHPVYVDGTFVGRGPKRKVPVSAGPHAVVIKAPDGDLSVQVEVKVGRRFLVSRPAATP, translated from the coding sequence ATGATCGAGGCCGAGGAGGCTCTCCCCCAATCCGCCGGGACCCGGGTCGCCCGGGCCAGAGCGGAGTTCGTGGCGACGCTCGGCCGCCGCCTCACCGCGCTGCGCAACACGCTCCAGCAGCTGGAGGACGCGCCGAGCTCCCGCGAGCGCCGGGACATGCTGCAGCGCCGCTTGCACGCGCTCGGCTCGGCGGCCCGCGTGCTCGGCTTCGACGGCGTGGCCGACGCGCTCGAGGACGCGGAGCGAGCCCTGGGTCGAAGCGCCGGCGGCGGCCCGGTGTCTTCCACCGAGCTGGCGGAGGTCTCGCGGGCGCTGGACCTCTTGCCGTCCATCGCCTGGGGCGCCAAGCCGCCGCGTTCCGGCGTCGAGCTGCCCGATGACGTCGGTCTGCTCGCATCGGGCTGGCCGCTCTGCATCCTGGTGTTCGGACCGCCGGCGCTGGAGAGCTCCCTGGCCGCCGCCGACGAAGAAGGCATCGAGGTGGAGCTCGCGGCGGACGCCGAGGCGTTTCGCGAGCTCGCCGAGCGCGTGGGGCCCGACGTCGCGGTGATCGACGGGGACCTGAGGGGTGCCCGGGAGCTGATCGAGAACCTGGCCCACGATCCGAACCTGCCCTCCTTTCCCGTGATCGTGGTCGGCTCCTTCGAGCACCCCGAGGCCGCTTCGGGGTTCGTGTCGCTCGGTGCGGCACGAGTGCTGCCGAAGCCGGTGGGACCGGACGCGCTCTGGCGCGCGGTCCTCGAGGCCTGTCAGCACGAGACCGGGCTGCGCGGGCCCCGCGAGCCCATCGGCGACGTGACCGTGGACGAGCTGGCTCAGCGCATCGCCGCGGAAGTGCGGCGTGGGCTGGTCGAGGGGGTCGAGCCGGCGAGCTCCGCCGTGAGCGTTCCGCTCGGCGAGGGCACCGACGTTCTGGCCGCGGTCTGGGGCGCGGTGGCCCGGGTGCGCGAGCTCCTGACCATGCGCTCCCGCGGCAGCGTGCGCTTCACCTCCGGCGGACCGGAGGGCGCCGTGCCTCTGGCCCCCTGGACTGGAGCCGATCGGCGGGCAGGCGAGCGGGGCGGAGCGCTCCGGCGCAGCGACGGCGTGCGGCTCGAGGGGCGTCGCGCGGTGGTCGTGGACGACGATCCGGCGGTGGTCTGGTTCCTGAGCGGCCTCTTGCGCACTTCCGGAGTCGAGGTGGCCGAGGCGCACGACGGCCTCCGAGCGCGCGACCTGGTGCTGGAGGGTTTCCCCGATCTGGTGGTCAGCGACGTGCTGATGCCGGGGCTCGACGGCTTCTCGCTGTGCCGCGACGTCAAGCGCGACGTGGCGGTGCGCGACGTGCCGGTGATCCTGCTCTCGTGGAAGGAAGACCTGTTGCAGCGAGTGCGCGAGCTGGGTGCCGGCGCCGACGGCTACCTGCGCAAGGAGGCCGCTGCGTCGACGGTGCTGTCGCGCATTCGCGAGGTGATGCGGCCGCGGGCGCGGGTGGAGTCGCGCCTCGCCTCCGGCGGTGAGGTGCGCGGGCGGCTGGACGGGCTCACCACGCGCACGCTGCTGGAGCTCTGCCGGCGCCACCTGCCGAGCTCGCGGATCGTGGTGCGCGACTCGGTCTATCTCTACGAGATCGAGATGCGCGACGGCAGCATCCGCTGCGTCACGCGGACCGCCGCCGACGGCTCGTTCGAGCGCGGCGCCCGCGTGCTCGACGCGCTGATCGGCGTGACGGCGGGTCGCTTCGTGGTGGTGCCGAGCGCGGCGCCGGCGCGGCAGGATTTCACGGGCACGCTGGACGAGCTGGTCAAGCCGCGCGTGCGCCGCGCGCGGGCCTTGGCCCGGCTGTTCGAGGGCTCGGAGCTCGATCAGCTCGACTCGGTGATCGTGGACGGCGAGACCGTGGGCGCCTACCTGGACTCGACGCCGGAGCCGGCGCGCGGACTCTTCGCGAAGCTGCTCGGCGGCGCCCGCCCCCGGGAGCTCCTGGCCGAGGCTCCGAGCCAGCGCTACTTCCTGGAGCAGGTCCTGGCGGACATCGCGCGGCGTGGCGCCGTGATCGAGGTCGTGCGTGACGGGCAGCCGGTCGATCTGGAGGCCAGCGTGCCCGCGCCGGAGGTGGGCACCGAGCTTCCCTTGGAGCCCTCGCCTGGGCCGCTCTTCACCTTGGATCTATCGCCGGCACCGCCGGACCTTGGCGACTCGGTGGCGCGCTGGGAGAAGCCCGACGTGGTGCTGCGCGAGGCCTCGGCGCCGCTGCCGTTCAGCCGCACGGTCACCCCCGTGCCGGTGATGGCGCCGGAGGCGTCGCAGCCTTTCCCGGAGGAGCCGCGTACCGCGCCGGGGATGGGTCCGGTGCGCTACCCGCTGGCGCCCGAGCCAACGGCCAGTGCCGAGGCCGCGCCCGTCGCCAGCGCCGCGCCCGCGGAGCCTGCGGAGCCCGCGGAGGTCGAACCCGCTGCCGAGCCTGCCCTCGAGACCGCGCGCTCGGAGGAGGTTCAGGGTCGGGAAGACGAGGGCGAGGACGAGGACGAGCGCGAGAGCCCGGTGCCGCTGGTGAGCCAGCGTGAGAGCCCGGTGCCGCTGGTGAGCCAGCGCGAGACCCACACCCCCGAGACCCTGCGCGCCGAGCCTTCGCCGGCAGAGCACGAAGCCCAGCCGAAATCGGAGAAAGCGGCAATGAACGCCACCCTGCCTTCAGCCAAGCCCATCGAGTTCCCGCGCAAGAAGGCCACCGGCGCGGCCGCCCCGCCTGCCTCCAAGCGGTCCGCCGCGCCCCGTCCCGCACCCGCGAAAGCACTGGCGCAAGACAAGCCGATGGGCATGGGGAAGATCGCGCTGATCATGGCGGCTGCCGCGGTGACCGCTTTCTTCGGTGTCACCTGGGTGCGCACGAAGCTGCTCACGCCGCCGACGGACACCACCCAGGGTGCAGCGCCGGTCGAGAGCGCCGCGCCCGTCGCCGCGAAGCCCGCGGCCGCGCCGGTGGTCAAGCTCGCCGTCGAAGAGCTAGGTCTCGACGTCGGCACCCCCGTGTCGAGCGACAAGGGCGTGATCGAGGTGTCCATCGGCGAAAATCACCCCGTCTACGTGGACGGAACCTTCGTCGGACGCGGGCCCAAGCGAAAGGTGCCGGTCTCGGCTGGACCGCACGCGGTGGTGATCAAGGCCCCGGACGGCGATTTGAGCGTCCAAGTCGAGGTCAAGGTCGGCCGCCGGTTCCTGGTGTCGCGGCCTGCCGCGACCCCGTGA